A single window of Nocardia sp. NBC_01327 DNA harbors:
- a CDS encoding serine/threonine-protein kinase: MVAGDRAGSRFGQYELRRLLGVGGMGEVYDAYDTVRDRTVALKLLDVELAKSPTYVERFRRESRTAARLQEPHVIPVHDWGEVDGVLFIDMRLVSGRDLKAYLTSEGPMPPGRAVEVVEQIASALDAAHQSGLVHRDIKPANILLTGELFAYLVDFGIAHAESDVQLTSMGSAIGSFAYMAPERFEHSTAISPSVDIYALACVLYESLTGEIPFKTDSNLATIRAHMMTPPPRPSARPGVPITFDQVIAIGMAKDPARRYATAGELARAARAALVHAEHGATTRTSVAPTHLISHVPQAFPPIGYSPGGHPSGPVGYPGDHSAGPVGYSSGDHSGPVDYQASQPTQFRMPYAEPLREHPSAPLPLPPPQRSSLPIVVGALVGAVLVMGGLLGWLLLSGKNNGGNTTTTAGGTTTIATTPDATAPTAATAPPYSNPATSPAPAALPPFAGSVSGTDAQGFVAGPRCNADNPAYAIGRTTASRVVICRTGVGRYYYKGARISDGAGIEIDDPVPDGSGGFTATNGSDGTQYRVTSTALTIVQGGATLADEPMIEYTHR, encoded by the coding sequence GTGGTCGCAGGGGACCGGGCCGGTTCACGATTCGGGCAGTACGAGTTACGGCGCCTGCTCGGCGTCGGCGGCATGGGCGAGGTCTACGACGCCTACGACACCGTCCGAGATCGCACGGTCGCGCTCAAACTGCTGGATGTCGAACTGGCCAAATCGCCCACCTATGTGGAGCGCTTCCGCCGCGAATCCCGCACCGCCGCCCGGCTGCAGGAGCCGCATGTCATTCCGGTGCACGACTGGGGTGAGGTGGACGGTGTCCTGTTCATCGATATGCGGCTGGTCAGCGGCCGAGATCTCAAGGCGTACCTGACCTCCGAGGGGCCGATGCCGCCGGGGCGCGCCGTCGAGGTGGTGGAGCAGATCGCCTCCGCGCTGGACGCCGCGCACCAGAGCGGTCTGGTGCATCGCGATATCAAGCCCGCCAATATTCTGCTGACCGGTGAATTGTTCGCGTATCTGGTCGATTTCGGCATTGCGCACGCGGAATCGGATGTGCAGCTGACGAGTATGGGCAGCGCCATCGGGTCGTTCGCATACATGGCGCCGGAACGCTTCGAGCACAGCACGGCGATCTCGCCGTCCGTGGATATCTACGCCCTGGCCTGCGTGCTGTACGAAAGCCTCACCGGCGAAATACCTTTCAAGACCGACAGCAATCTCGCCACCATTCGCGCGCATATGATGACCCCGCCGCCCCGGCCCAGCGCCCGGCCCGGGGTGCCGATCACCTTCGACCAGGTGATCGCGATCGGCATGGCGAAGGATCCGGCCCGCCGGTACGCCACCGCGGGAGAGCTGGCCAGAGCGGCCCGCGCGGCGCTCGTCCACGCCGAACACGGTGCGACCACCCGCACCTCGGTCGCACCGACCCACCTGATTTCGCATGTGCCGCAAGCATTTCCGCCGATCGGCTATTCGCCGGGCGGCCATCCCTCCGGACCGGTCGGTTATCCGGGCGATCACTCCGCTGGACCGGTCGGCTACTCGTCGGGCGATCACTCGGGTCCGGTCGACTACCAGGCCTCTCAGCCGACGCAGTTCCGCATGCCGTACGCGGAACCGCTGCGCGAACACCCGTCCGCGCCGCTGCCCCTGCCGCCCCCGCAGCGCAGTTCCCTGCCGATCGTGGTGGGTGCGCTCGTCGGCGCGGTGCTGGTGATGGGCGGCCTGCTGGGCTGGCTGCTGTTGTCCGGCAAGAACAATGGCGGCAACACCACGACCACTGCGGGCGGCACGACGACGATCGCCACCACCCCGGACGCGACCGCGCCGACCGCCGCGACGGCCCCGCCCTACAGCAACCCCGCGACCAGTCCCGCCCCCGCCGCCCTGCCCCCCTTCGCCGGATCCGTATCCGGCACGGACGCACAGGGTTTCGTCGCCGGACCGCGCTGCAATGCCGACAACCCGGCCTACGCCATCGGCCGCACCACCGCCTCCCGCGTGGTGATCTGCCGAACCGGCGTCGGCCGCTACTACTACAAGGGTGCGCGCATCAGCGACGGCGCGGGCATCGAGATCGACGATCCGGTGCCGGACGGCTCCGGCGGCTTCACCGCCACCAACGGCAGCGACGGCACCCAGTACCGCGTCACCTCCACCGCACTGACCATCGTCCAGGGCGGCGCCACCCTCGCCGACGAGCCGATGATCGAATACACCCACCGCTGA
- a CDS encoding serine/threonine-protein kinase — MAAENRAGSRFGQYELRRLLGVGGMGEVYEAHDTVRDRVVALKLLDVDLAKSATYVERFRRESRTAARLQEPHVIPVHDWGEVDGVLFIDMRLVRGQDLSAHLATHGPLTPQQAVEVVEQIAAALDAAHESGLVHRDVKPANILLTGELFAYLVDFGIAHAESDMQLTTAGSAIGSFAYMAPERFEHSTGASISADIYALACVLYESLVGETPFRTDGHLATIHAHMMTPPPQPSLRAGVPAGFDQVIATGMAKDPARRYTSANQLARAARAALSPAQPPVTVPPRAGGPAVSQPIPLVYPPTGSTRSPAASNGRPATAPLAPPPKRILRPVVAVGGVLVGMVLLGGVLGWRLWSGDDVAGGTTGGGTTTATTTTGAVTTTVAPYVGTVSDTDAQGFVGGLRCNASDPALAVGTTAASRLVVCRTDTGRYYYRGLRISDGATQEIDDPVPVGIGGFTATNPADGTKYLITTHALTIVKAGQILATEPMLEYAHR, encoded by the coding sequence GTGGCTGCGGAAAACAGGGCCGGTTCGCGGTTCGGACAGTACGAATTGCGCCGGCTGCTCGGCGTCGGCGGCATGGGTGAGGTCTACGAGGCGCACGACACGGTGCGCGACCGCGTGGTGGCGCTCAAACTCCTCGATGTAGACCTGGCCAAGTCGGCTACCTATGTGGAGCGCTTTCGCCGGGAATCCCGCACGGCGGCCCGATTGCAGGAGCCGCACGTCATTCCGGTGCACGACTGGGGTGAGGTGGACGGAGTCCTGTTCATCGATATGCGCCTCGTGCGCGGCCAGGACCTCAGCGCGCACCTGGCGACGCACGGTCCACTGACGCCGCAGCAGGCCGTGGAGGTGGTCGAGCAGATCGCCGCCGCCCTGGACGCCGCGCACGAAAGCGGTCTGGTGCATCGCGATGTCAAACCCGCCAATATTCTGCTGACCGGTGAATTGTTCGCGTACCTGGTCGATTTCGGCATTGCGCACGCGGAATCGGATATGCAGCTCACCACCGCGGGCAGCGCTATCGGGTCGTTCGCGTATATGGCGCCGGAACGCTTCGAGCACAGCACCGGCGCGTCGATCAGCGCCGATATCTACGCGCTGGCATGCGTGCTGTACGAAAGTCTCGTCGGTGAGACGCCGTTTCGCACCGATGGTCATCTGGCCACCATTCACGCGCACATGATGACTCCGCCGCCGCAACCCAGCCTGCGCGCGGGCGTACCCGCCGGTTTCGATCAGGTGATCGCGACCGGTATGGCAAAGGATCCGGCCCGCCGCTACACCTCGGCGAACCAGCTGGCCCGGGCCGCCCGGGCGGCGCTGTCGCCCGCTCAACCGCCCGTCACGGTCCCGCCGCGCGCGGGGGGACCGGCTGTCTCACAACCGATTCCGCTCGTCTACCCGCCGACCGGAAGCACGCGGTCACCGGCCGCATCGAACGGCCGTCCCGCCACGGCCCCGCTCGCACCGCCGCCGAAGCGGATCCTGCGACCGGTCGTGGCGGTCGGGGGCGTGCTCGTGGGCATGGTGCTGCTCGGGGGCGTGCTGGGCTGGCGGCTGTGGTCCGGCGACGACGTCGCCGGTGGCACGACCGGCGGCGGTACGACGACGGCAACGACCACCACGGGCGCCGTCACCACCACGGTCGCACCGTATGTCGGCACCGTATCCGACACGGACGCACAGGGTTTCGTCGGCGGCCTGCGCTGTAATGCCAGTGATCCGGCCCTGGCCGTCGGCACGACGGCGGCCTCTCGGCTCGTGGTGTGCCGGACCGATACCGGCCGCTACTACTACAGGGGGCTTCGGATCAGCGACGGTGCGACCCAGGAGATCGATGATCCGGTCCCGGTCGGAATCGGCGGATTCACCGCGACCAATCCCGCCGACGGGACCAAATATCTCATCACCACGCACGCGCTGACCATTGTCAAGGCCGGTCAGATCCTGGCCACCGAGCCGATGCTCGAATACGCCCACCGCTGA
- a CDS encoding acyl-[acyl-carrier-protein] thioesterase: MSLDQPLAPLPQEGMGFATAWPVRAGDVDPYQRVRFDAVARYLQDIAWEEMHSGFFHRTDPAWIVRRTVVDVVRPIHWPERVELTRWCSAMSTRWTNMRVRVTSENGGLIETEGFWININEFTNMPTRISDEGLAELSRTTSEHRLRWRPWLVDQTPPESDADLTFPVRATDIDQYNHVNNAAYWQAVEQYLVDYPKLVAGPHRAVIEYIAPVLARQHVSVRSRYEPGDRTGYPVLRLWFVVGGITTTTVRIGPLPV, translated from the coding sequence GTGTCACTCGATCAGCCACTCGCCCCGCTTCCCCAGGAGGGCATGGGTTTCGCCACGGCGTGGCCCGTCCGGGCTGGCGATGTGGATCCCTATCAACGGGTGCGTTTCGACGCCGTAGCCCGTTATTTGCAGGACATTGCCTGGGAGGAAATGCATTCCGGGTTCTTCCATCGCACCGACCCGGCCTGGATCGTGCGCCGCACGGTCGTGGACGTGGTGCGGCCGATCCACTGGCCGGAACGGGTGGAGCTGACACGCTGGTGTTCGGCCATGTCCACCCGCTGGACGAATATGCGGGTCCGGGTCACCAGTGAGAACGGCGGTCTCATCGAGACCGAGGGTTTCTGGATCAATATCAACGAGTTCACCAATATGCCGACCCGCATCAGCGATGAGGGACTGGCCGAGCTCTCGCGCACGACCAGTGAGCACCGGCTGCGCTGGCGGCCCTGGCTGGTCGATCAGACGCCACCGGAATCCGACGCCGACCTCACATTTCCGGTGCGCGCCACGGATATCGACCAGTACAACCACGTGAACAATGCCGCGTACTGGCAGGCCGTGGAGCAGTACCTGGTCGACTATCCGAAGCTGGTGGCCGGGCCGCATCGCGCGGTCATCGAATACATCGCGCCGGTGCTGGCGCGGCAGCACGTGAGTGTGCGCAGCCGCTACGAGCCCGGCGACCGGACCGGATATCCGGTGCTGCGGCTGTGGTTCGTGGTCGGCGGAATCACCACCACCACGGTCCGGATCGGCCCGCTGCCGGTCTGA